In Oculatellaceae cyanobacterium, the following proteins share a genomic window:
- a CDS encoding alpha-amylase family glycosyl hydrolase: MPHGFYKEQPDLNISNPEVQDEILRIMGFWLELGVSGFRIDAAPFLIEEVSIDDANSVDLKHFLERMREFVTARRADAILLAEANISPEQIPVYFDRGNQMHMLFNFLLNQHLFLALA; this comes from the coding sequence ATCCCACATGGGTTCTATAAAGAGCAACCTGATCTTAATATCAGCAACCCTGAAGTGCAAGACGAAATTCTTCGCATTATGGGTTTCTGGCTAGAACTGGGAGTGTCAGGTTTTCGGATTGATGCGGCTCCCTTTTTGATCGAAGAAGTAAGTATTGACGATGCCAATTCAGTAGATTTAAAGCATTTTCTAGAACGGATGCGAGAGTTTGTGACTGCTCGTCGGGCAGATGCTATCTTGCTGGCAGAAGCCAATATTTCACCTGAGCAAATTCCTGTTTATTTTGATCGGGGCAACCAAATGCATATGCTATTCAATTTTCTGTTGAATCAGCATCTATTTCTAGCACTGGCATGA
- a CDS encoding TIGR03960 family B12-binding radical SAM protein, with translation MAVAVEQLLTAEILKPARYLGNELGAIHKAWDSAEVRWVLTYPEVYEVGASNLGHIILYNILNAQPRQLCDRAYLPAPDLAAKLRQTQTPLFAVESRRSLTEFDILGFSLSYELGATNILEMLDLAGIPLTWKERAGSSCPLIFAGGQTATSNPEPYADFFDFVALGDGEELLPEIGLVLEEGKAAGLSREQLLLDLAQVPGVYVPQFYDLADDGSVHPNRADVPARIIRRVATPMPAYSMGLVPVVETVHDRLAIEIRRGCTRGCRFCQPGMLTRPARDVEPEAVVDAIEKGMRATGYNEFSLLSLSCSDYLALPAVGMEIKNRLKDENITLSLPSQRVDRFDENISNIIGGNRQSGLTFAPEAGTQRMRDIINKGLTNEELLRGVKTAFEQGWEKIKLYFMIGLPGETDVDVVGIAETVRWLKQECRAPGKRFLNFNLTISNFTPKPHTPFQWHSVSTAEFERKQKLLRNEFRNMRGVKVNFTDVRLSAMEDFIGRGDRSLAPVLRRAWELGAGMDSWFDSIERAFAAWGNAIAEANLSWKYRQVEQGEWNVFEDTSNQNPLDGRLPWDHIDTGIDKNWLKADLQKALEAATVPDCSFEGCSHCGVCGTDFGHNIVIAPPEIPQFAGHFQPNQARVQRLRVWFGKQGDMRLVSHLDLARLFDRVIRRASIPVAFTGGFHPSPKIMIANALPLGATSSGDIVDFELTQWMDIEIFKQNLVAKLPSDISVYEVEEIDLKAPSATQSLEKAEYLLTVESETSATVEQWESWVETVKASEEISWEQTTKSGKKKLVNLCDRLFDLEIKEANKHRDNSVELRYIGSCLNDGTMLRPEHLIFMLDQVAQQEFRLLHTHRCKLILGM, from the coding sequence GTGGCAGTTGCAGTTGAGCAGTTACTCACGGCAGAAATTCTCAAACCAGCACGTTATTTAGGAAACGAGTTGGGGGCAATTCACAAAGCTTGGGATAGTGCGGAAGTTCGCTGGGTGCTTACTTACCCAGAAGTATATGAAGTTGGCGCATCTAACTTAGGGCATATTATTCTCTACAATATTTTAAATGCCCAGCCAAGGCAATTGTGCGATCGCGCTTATTTACCCGCCCCAGATTTAGCTGCCAAACTGCGACAAACTCAAACGCCTTTATTTGCTGTAGAGTCAAGGCGATCGCTCACAGAATTTGATATTTTAGGTTTTAGCCTGAGTTATGAACTAGGAGCGACTAATATCCTAGAAATGCTGGATTTAGCTGGCATTCCTTTAACTTGGAAAGAACGTGCTGGTAGTTCATGTCCTTTAATTTTTGCAGGTGGACAGACTGCGACTTCTAACCCTGAACCTTACGCAGACTTTTTTGACTTTGTTGCTTTAGGAGATGGTGAGGAATTACTGCCGGAAATTGGTTTAGTTTTAGAAGAAGGCAAAGCAGCAGGATTAAGCCGCGAACAGCTATTACTCGATTTGGCACAAGTTCCTGGTGTATATGTGCCGCAATTTTATGATCTGGCGGATGATGGTTCAGTTCATCCTAATCGTGCTGATGTACCAGCGCGAATTATCAGACGAGTAGCAACTCCCATGCCAGCATATTCTATGGGGTTGGTTCCAGTAGTTGAAACTGTACATGACCGACTAGCGATTGAAATTAGGCGCGGTTGTACTCGCGGTTGTCGCTTTTGCCAACCAGGGATGTTAACTCGACCTGCGCGAGATGTGGAACCGGAAGCAGTAGTAGATGCTATTGAAAAGGGAATGCGTGCTACTGGTTATAATGAATTTTCCCTATTATCTCTAAGTTGTTCCGACTATCTCGCACTACCTGCGGTGGGGATGGAGATTAAAAACCGCCTGAAAGATGAAAATATTACTTTATCTTTACCAAGTCAGCGCGTAGATAGATTTGATGAAAACATCTCTAATATTATTGGCGGTAATAGACAAAGTGGTTTAACCTTTGCGCCGGAAGCTGGTACACAGCGAATGCGGGATATTATTAATAAAGGTTTAACTAACGAAGAACTTTTGCGGGGTGTTAAAACCGCCTTTGAGCAAGGTTGGGAAAAGATTAAACTTTATTTTATGATCGGCTTGCCCGGAGAGACAGACGTAGATGTCGTAGGTATTGCTGAAACTGTGCGCTGGTTAAAACAAGAATGCCGCGCACCTGGGAAAAGATTTTTAAATTTTAATCTCACTATTTCTAACTTTACACCGAAACCGCATACACCTTTTCAATGGCATTCTGTTTCTACTGCGGAGTTTGAACGTAAGCAGAAGTTGCTGAGAAATGAATTTAGAAATATGAGGGGGGTGAAAGTTAATTTCACAGATGTGCGTCTTTCTGCGATGGAAGATTTTATTGGGCGGGGGGATAGAAGTTTAGCGCCTGTGTTGCGTCGGGCTTGGGAATTGGGCGCGGGGATGGATTCGTGGTTTGATAGTATAGAGCGGGCATTTGCAGCATGGGGAAATGCGATCGCAGAAGCTAATTTAAGCTGGAAATACCGCCAAGTAGAACAAGGGGAATGGAATGTTTTTGAGGATACATCAAACCAAAACCCTTTAGATGGGCGTTTACCTTGGGATCATATTGATACAGGAATTGATAAAAACTGGCTGAAAGCTGATTTACAAAAAGCTTTAGAAGCAGCAACAGTTCCAGACTGTTCCTTTGAAGGTTGTTCTCATTGTGGTGTGTGTGGCACTGATTTTGGTCACAATATTGTCATTGCACCGCCAGAGATACCACAATTTGCTGGTCACTTTCAGCCAAATCAAGCACGAGTGCAACGCCTACGGGTGTGGTTTGGTAAGCAAGGTGATATGAGGTTGGTAAGTCATTTAGATTTAGCACGTTTATTTGATCGCGTGATTAGACGTGCATCAATACCAGTTGCCTTTACTGGCGGTTTCCATCCTAGCCCTAAAATTATGATTGCCAATGCGCTGCCTTTGGGTGCTACCAGTAGTGGGGATATTGTAGATTTTGAATTAACTCAATGGATGGATATTGAGATATTCAAACAGAATTTGGTAGCAAAGTTACCGTCTGATATTTCAGTTTATGAAGTTGAAGAAATTGATTTAAAAGCGCCTTCAGCTACGCAGTCTTTAGAGAAAGCTGAGTATTTGTTAACAGTTGAAAGTGAGACATCAGCAACAGTTGAACAGTGGGAAAGTTGGGTTGAGACGGTGAAAGCAAGTGAGGAGATTTCGTGGGAACAAACTACTAAATCTGGGAAGAAGAAGCTTGTTAATTTGTGCGATCGCTTGTTTGATTTGGAGATCAAGGAAGCAAACAAACACAGAGATAATTCTGTTGAGTTGCGTTATATCGGTAGTTGTTTGAATGATGGGACGATGTTGCGACCTGAGCATTTAATCTTTATGTTAGACCAAGTAGCGCAGCAGGAGTTTAGGTTATTACATACTCATCGCTGTAAGTTGATACTTGGAATGTAG
- a CDS encoding STAS domain-containing protein, with product MQTMIVKPQVTVFPAKGYVNAANAGGFQRQLTKAVAAPDVSILLLDMEQIEYIDSAGLMTLVSALNLAQSLGRRFIICSVSPAVRMIFELTQLDRVFEIFENQAAFEATLS from the coding sequence ATGCAAACAATGATTGTCAAACCACAAGTTACAGTGTTTCCAGCTAAGGGCTATGTTAATGCTGCTAATGCAGGTGGGTTTCAGCGTCAGTTAACTAAAGCCGTCGCCGCGCCTGACGTGTCGATTTTGTTGCTAGACATGGAGCAAATCGAGTATATAGACAGTGCTGGTTTGATGACTTTGGTATCTGCACTCAATCTGGCTCAGAGTTTAGGAAGAAGATTTATTATTTGTTCAGTTTCCCCCGCAGTCAGGATGATTTTTGAATTAACCCAACTTGATCGAGTATTTGAGATTTTTGAAAATCAAGCAGCTTTTGAAGCAACGTTAAGTTAG